TTGAATATCCAGGTAAGTCTACTGATTGTTGACCAACTTCTTCTTGTGTTTGTGATGAAAACGACtctattttttcaaattgttgacTACTTGGTTTTTTTGGTGTATATTGGTTGCTAATATCTACAGACTGTTGTCCTATCTGAGATGGTGTTGAATATCTATGTAAGTCTACTGATTGTTGACCAACTTCCTCTTGGGTTTGTGTTGAAACTGactcaattttttcaaatttttgactACTTGGTTTTTTTTGGTGTATATTGGTTGCTAATGTCTACAGACTGTTGTCCTATTTGAGATGTTGTTGAATATCCAGGTAAGTCTACTGATTGTTGACCAACTTCCTCTTGGGTTTGTGTTGAAACTGactcaattttttcaaattgttgacTACttggtttttttggtttatattgGTTGCTAATGTCTACAGACTGTTGTCCTATTCGAGATGGTGTTGAATAACCGTGTAAGTCTATTGATTGTTGACCACTttctgtttgttttttattattaaatacttgagAACTAATTGGGCTATTTGGCTCCGATGTATATTTTTGgttgttaaaaaatgtgttgtaaCCATTGAATTTTTCTGTGTCCCCCTGTGTAAATTTTTGTggtaaataagtatttttctcAGTAGTAGTATCTTTAATTAATGTTGGACGAGCACTAATTACACTAGATGATGAATATtcttttttgaaactttttgaaTATCCATTTGGAAATTGTTTAGTTTCTTCAAATTCTGTTATATGTCCATTTTGACCATCATTATTGGTAACGATTTCTTTTTTTACCTGGGTAACAATGTTTCCATTCTGGTCTCTAAATGTTGATGTAACTCCGGGCACATTTGTCAAACTTTGATCTACTgtggttttaaaatttgattgaacTCCTATGTTTCCTCCATTAGCAGGTATTGATTGTCCTTGGTAATTTTGGAAAGATTGCCCATATGAATTAGATTGGCTGTTAGATATTTGTtcactattgtaatatttttctgcATTTAATGGTTTTTGAACAAATGTAGTAGGTTGAGATCCTACTACACTAGACGACGAATATtcttttttgaaactttttgaaTATCCATTTGGAAGTTGTTTTGTTTCTTCATATTCCACAACATGACCATTTTGACCATCAGTATTGGTAACGATTTCTTTTTTTACCTGGGTAACAATGTTTCCATTCTGGTCTCTAAATGTTGATGTAACTCCGGGTACATTTGTCAAACTTTGATCTACTgtagatttataatttgattgaaCTCCTATGTTTCCTCCATTAGCAGGTATTGATTGTCCTTGGTAATTTTGGAAAGATTGCCCGTATGAATTAGATTGGCTGTTTGATATTTGTtcactattgtaatatttttctgcATTTAATGGTTTTTGAACAAATGTAGTAGGTTGAGATCCTACTACGCTAGACAATGAATATtcttttttgaaactttttgaaTACCCATTTGGAAGTTGTTTTGTTTCTTCATATTCCACAGCATGACCATTTTGTCCATCATTATTGGtaacaatttctttttttacctGGGTAACAATGTTTCCATTCTGGTCTCTAAATGTTGATGTAACTCCGGGTACATTTGTCAAACTTTGATCTACTgtggatttaaaatttgattgaacTCCTATGTTTCCTATATTAGCAGGTATTGATTGTCCTTGGTAATTTTGGAAAGATTGCCCATATGAATTAGATTGGCTGTTTGATATTTGTtcactattgtaatatttttctgcATTTAATGGTTTTTGAACAAATGTAGTAGGTTGAGATCCTACTACGCTAGACGATGAATATtcttttttgaaactttttgaaTATCCATTTGGAAGTTGTTTTGTTTCTTCATATTCCACAGCATGTCCATTTTGACCATCATTATTGGTGACGATTTCTTTTTTTACCTGGGTAACAATGTTTCCATTCTGGTCTCTAAATGTTGTTGTAACTCCGGGTACATTTGTCAAACTTTGATCTACTgtggatttaaaatttgattgaacTTCTATGTTTCCTATATTAACAGGTATTGATTGTCCTTGGTAATTTTGGGAAAATTGCCCGTTTGATATTTGTtcactattgtaatatttttctgcatttaatggtttttgaaaaaatgtactaGGTTGAGATCCTACTACGCTAGATGACGAGTATTCTTTCTTGAAACTTTTTGAATACCCGTTTGGAAGTTGTTTACTCTCTTGGATTTCAAATGCATGAGCGCTTTGGCCGTTTTCCTTATTATAAGTTTCTTTTTTTACCTGTGTTACAAGATTCCCATTTTGATCTCTGTATGTTGTAGTAATACCTGGACTACTTTTCAAGCTTTGGTCAACAGCTGTACCTGACTGTAAATTGAATTTTGTATCCATATTTCCAAAATTTGAGTTAGGGGGAAACTGAGTGAAGAATTCATGGTGTGAAGAATCGCTCTGTTGATAATCAGATGAAGTTGTTTTTAATCCAGTTAATATTGGACTGGCATTTGTTGACAATCCAAGACATAACAGCATATACAATTTGCAAACCtgaaatgttaattaattatttttaactaaacattaaattaaattgtataatatttcatcaaccactaaattaaatgtattcttACTTTAAACAttgtttgcatttttttaatttaagttgtttgtacttataaacttaaaataattgttgtattaaaCACCATTCACATAAACCAGATTGCACAAAGTGAAACTTATTGAATGATTTAAGTTAAAGAATCTTTtcgaatttatataatacactggTGTGTTTATTTGCTAAAGGCTAaaacccaataaataataatcataaattacgAGGAAATGGAAAATAGTTTGTATTGTTTGGACCTTGAACTGTTATAGATAACCTTAACCCCAAAGTTGTCTGAGAATTATGTTTTGTACATAGtccattaaattataagtaaaaacaatacattagtaatttttgatatttttatactggTACTGACATACTAACTGGtacttttttgttattatattcataGGCATAATTTGGGTCACATTGTATGGCAGTAACTTACATTATACTAATGAAACTTATAtttcaattgataaataaatttgacATTCCTGGAGCTCATTagaaatacctattttaaaccCTGCATACCTAATCACtgtctataattaaaaattttaaaaagtaagacTGTTTGCAAAcattaagtaaaaaattgtaGCCACATAAATGGATcacttcatataatattttgttacaccATTACTTAAATCATATTCTTTACTATAGTTTTAGAAATCTATACTTATCTATTCATTACTGTAATTTGTATAAGAAacttaaaattctaaatacCATTGTAGTAAACTTAGCTGTATTCAGAattgtttttatgattatattatgctcCTCTAATTTGGGAAAATAACAGCATTGGCCATTGTGACCAACTTGAAAAAGTACAAAACAAAGTCATATTCAtatgctttaaaatttaaatctaatatcCCAAGGACCCCCCTggatacgaaaatattttaaaaatttcaaacctaGAATCTTTAAAAACAGAAACATTACGTTTAGCAcctttctttttaaattaataaataacgagaTCAATGATATGTTTTTACTCAACCTCACTTAACCTCTACTCAAATTAATACACATAACTTtcttaatagtaatttattctaTATTCCACATTACTCTCAAAGTTACATGTTAAATTACCcctttaatattttgatgtctTCTGGAAACAATTAAATTCTTAATAACTTATTCAAATAATCTTTGTGttactatagtttatacatacctaatttaacctttattactaataattttatattacataatttttaatcttaCTTCCAGTTTTATGCCTATAtctatgtaattaataatttataccatagtttcatttaaatttgtagatattaatagaaaagtatattaattatcaagtattgttatgttattactgttatcattattactatattgtacattctccatatgaattataaataaataaatagttaataataaataataatacattgctTACCCTGGGataatattaggaaaataaatttgtatgtacctattttcaattttggatGCTGCATTTTTATAGAGCATCTGAGcccttattaatttaatttattttttattttatttattattttatttttcaattatattatgctctATTAGTTGGAAATGTATAATCTATAATGATGCTTACTTAGAGCTTGGcggcaagaaaaaaaaattttaatcattgaattttaattgtattgtaataaatgtattaataattttaaatgtccataatgtatgataattaatgttaattttgcATCTTTATGACAAACATTCAATTTACATATCTGTTTCttactattattaatgttaaaatattatcagtagattatttgagtatttaaaataactaatatagtataatatagtatattataaacaaataaataggcttttttttaatagattgaaaagtttttttaagaaatacaaTTCTCCTGTAatgttagttaatttttatttaaaaataaataaatatttgagtaaTGACCCTACTGACTTCAACTAATATTATgtccttgtattaaattactgTGATTgcgttttataacattttatctgtataaaataagtttatttagcctttaaatgaaaatgtaaaatcacAGGTTTCAGTTATAAAGATAATGGTATacaattaacacattttaatcTTTAATAGTATTACCTTGAACTCATGTCTCGgggttttaattttagaaacctTTAACGACTGTTCGTTTTTTCAATCGGCAAGATTATTATACTGTTCATGGTCAAGATGCTACTTTTGCTGCTAAAGACTTTTACAAGACAAatcattcaataaaaattattgggtCAGGTAATGCTTCTAGTAATcagttattaagtattaataaatcttaaattaaatttgattttattaatttagatgaTGACATGCTGGAATCATTGATATTCAATAAAGCCAATTTCGAAGCATATATTAAACAACTGTTGTTGGTCAATCATTATAGAGTAGAAATTTTTGTCAACAAAGGTGGAAAATGGGCTCTAGATTAcaaagtatgtttatttttggcGATTTTATCCTATGAgatcttaacatttttttaatgcaatatattttttcaggGTTCACCTGGCAACTTATCTCAGTTTGAAGATTTACTGTTTGGAAATGTGGAACAAATTGAAGCAAATATTGTTATTGCTTTAAAGCTAAGTCCTGATTTCAGAAATAACAAGGTTTAACTAAATCTATACACAAACGActtgatactatataatattaaagaagcacacaaaaaaaaattttctagatttttttttaatgttaaattattgtggctatagttatattaaatgatttgaTGAAAATcggatgtaaaaaaaaatgattactttaAGAGATATTAAGAAATATAGAATAGCCGCGTGGCGTCATTGGGCTCGACTCATTGTAATTGCGTGTAAAAGTTTCTTGCTTCACACAACTATTTACcaatctaaaaatgttatttttgaaatttagttaaatgtgtgattttatgtgtttaagatGATAAAAGTATTAGAAATTCAATATaagtttagttttttaaatattaataaatctttaaagtgatatttttgttaaatggcGTTGTCACagccatttaaatataaaataaaaataaaaatatatctttaaagatttttaatatttaaaatactaaacgtattaaaattctgattcttGTATTGACTTAAACACATAATTCTAaacattatttgtaaattaaatttcaaaaataaaatttgtggGTTGGTAAATTGTTGTGTGAAGCGAGGAACTTTTACACATATAAGATAGGGAATTACGAGGAGCAAGGCCCAAGGATGTTACCCGTCTTTTTCAATTGCTCATAACTTATTGAATAATGTGACTATAAACGTAAAACCTAAACCATTATTCTTAGAATTGGACATtctttcaaattcaaaaaacttatgttttgtgttttgtgctcctttaataataaaaacggaaaaattatttacctttataattatattttagatgatTGGATTAGGAGCAGTAGATACAGTAGAAAATAAATTCCAACTAAGTGAATTTACTGATGATGAATATTTTTCTCACACTGAatcaatagtaattaaaatttcGCCAAAAGAATGTATTCTTATGGGGGATAACAACAATCCTGATGTGGAACAATTGAAAAAAGTAGTAGAGCGTTGTGGAGTGCTTGTAACAATGAGAAAGAAGTCTGATTTTGGCACGGATACTTTGATACAAGATTTAAACAAGCTTATTATGTTTGAAGAAGGACAGCAACCAAATGCTCACACTTTACCTCAGTTACAACTTGAAATTGCTTCTGCTGCAGTAGCAGCAgttataaaatatcttgaagtatgttatatacttatattgtttatGCAGAGGGATctatttaacgtaagacactcatATTAATGAGAAaacaatgtttttgaaaatatttcttttacataatattaattctaatttgtaacaaaataattttagtaaaaaataatatttttattaatattatattttaaaattttactcttttaaatgacaaaatacatttttaatttcatattataaagcAGAATATTAATTGTAGTATTTTGTTccataaaaatcatatttcgtacaagtagttattagttatacttataggtatttaaactttaaagtgatGAGCGGTATAGTGGACCTACATTTTGCAGGGTATACTAATTGTACGGCTAGTACGAATAGCTGAATTGGTTGTCCCACACTCCACTCTGAtcttctaaactttaaatacttataaattcagttataacttataaataaatgttcaaatttgatttttgtatatttaagtactctaaaaattattatactacagagtaaggaatttaaaaatgttaataattgttgatataatAGTTGTCTTATGTTAAATTGATAACCCAGAATACACATAATGTTATatgaaaacttattttattatctattaaaaatgtaaattatagttGTCATCTGATTCggataatttaaatcaatacagTGTAGATAATTTCGGATACGACAAATTTGTTCATTTAGATAGTGCTGGTGTTCAAGCACTTAACTTATTTTCCAATTCTGGTACTATGTCCAAAAATGATTCTATTcttggaatttttaataaatgtcgaTCACCACACGGGCAGAGGTTAGTTGTATTTCTTTTTCACAAATAAAACGTTAAACCatacttagaaaaaaattttaaatttcaataattaaatatttagattgttAACTCAATGGATCAGACAACCATTGAgggatttgaataaaattaatgaacgTTTGGATATTGTTGAAACCCTTGTTACGGATACAGATATTCGACAACAACTACATGATCAACATTTGCGTACAATACCTGACCTCCAAGCTCTTATGCGCAAAATCCAAAGAAAAAAAGCCAACCTACAAGACTGTTacaggtaataaaaatattttttgatgtaaaaagatgaatatttattactaaagggAGCAGTGCCATAGCCAGGGGGTGGTCACTGGGGGcaagtgccccccccccctgaaacTTTTTGGcttgtcttatattatattatatgtttgataaaaattaaaagttaaggcTGTCAAAGCGAACCATTTTGAAGTGGtcagatttaggaaatattgtaCATCCATCGTTAGTGCTGTGtgtactaacctaacctatggcttacaataatattaatacattgttatattaaatgtaggtaccatagttgttaacataaatatactCATAAAAAGAGTAGATACACTTTATGAACAAAGGGGtcataattagatattatagcaTTTCAAAGGCTGGAGAAAAAAATTAGGTGCCCTCCCCCCCAAAATTTTTTCTGGCTACGGCATTCAAAGGGAGGATGTATAcgcatttgcatatttgttttctttaataataaaagtagcAGAGTAGGaaagaaatttattttgcaaCCTTTAAAATAGaggtaaaatttttattttgcatattatgtttgtatattttttatcaaaaatgttgatattttatatgcatattatgaagttttaaatcaacaataaaagaaaagaatatttattttgtgcactttatgattatttaaattttaatacagaaATTCAAAGTACATTCACTTCACGTGTGCatgaaacattttcaaaaatgttaatatgtttATGCTTTTGGGTAACTTAAAACTGTATATAAATTCCAATACCTAGCACGTttagtatacctatttttattcaaataatttataactggttatattgatattttagtcagaaatttttatatttattttatgtttttaagttttaatgtatattagcTGATAGTTCagtgcatattttaacattttatagagcatattatataaaaattttataattcataaaagtgTGTcctttaattattacatttgttgtttcataatttgtataataacaataaaattttatgtataatttagaatatatcAAGCAATACAAAAGCTTCCAGACCTTGTGCAAACACTGAGCAATTCAGATGATAAAACTCTGAATAGTGTAATTACAACTCCGTTAAAAGAACTTGTCAACGACATGAATAAATATCAGGCCATGATTGAGGAGACAATAGATTTAAAACTAGTCGAACGAGGTGAGTTTCTCATACAATCTGGATTTGATGACGAATTACAAGAAATGAGAAATCAAATGGATGACTATGaatcaaaaatgaaatcaaatttaaccaaAACTAGTGGGGCATTGGGAATTTCTGTGAAATTGGATTCAAATTCACAATATGGATTTTTCTTTAAAGTGTTTTTAAAAGTAATGCACAGtttttatgtgtatttattgatacttaattataattttcaatcttATATGTTATAGGATGCTAAGACTGTctcaaataataaatcatacgaAGTTTTAGATACCACTAAAGGAGGCGGTATGCGTTTTCGATCATCTAAGCTAACTGAACTTAACACAGATTACCAGAGTATACACAAAAACTATTTGGAACATCAAAAGTCTATTGTAGTCGAAGTCATTCAAACAGCTAGTATGAaacactttaaatattaaaaacattccGCAACTACCTATTTAATCATTGATAATATGCAGGCAGTTACAGTGCAACCATACTAAACCTAAGTCGAACCCTAGCGCAATTAGATGTTTTAACAAGCTTTTCCATGCTGGCGGCCAGTTCTTTGCGTCCATATGTAAGACCGAATTTACATCCCCAAGGTACTGGTTTATTAGACTTGAAACAAGTGAGGCATCCTTGTGTTGAGGTACAAGATTCGGTGTCTTATATACCTAATGACGCTACCTTTAAGCAAGGTTAGTTAAGTATAattcagatattttataatgtattagttttattatttagtgatatttaattaatgtataatatgtttaataaatacaatttcaggAAAATGCACATTTAATGTAATAACTGGTCCAAACATGGGTGGCAAAAGTACTTACATCAGAAGTGTTGCTGTGGCCGTATTTATGGCTCACATGGGAAGTTTTGTTCCATGTGACGCCGCTGAAATCAGTGTGGTCGATGCTATTTTAGCTCGAGTTGGAGCAAACGATTCTCAGATTAAAGGATTATCTACGTTCATGGTTGAAATGATAGAGACTGTATCTATACTTAAAGTGTGtaaccaataaatatataaatcttaAGATGTTAGTATGCTACCCGTGTATttttgtctctgtcttacacacgtacgatatGGCAAATTTTTGTCCACTAGTTTCAATAGACGTGTGTTGTTAGTTTTATATTAGAAAGATTtgatctattatcaaatttttagaTAAGAACATTAACTGTGGTTAAGTGTCGGCtcttattcaacattttaattttcaagcgagatatgagcatttataatttttgatattttacataccCATATATTgcttggaaataaaaatatcaaaaaatctCCGACACGACGATCTAAAAGTTTGATGATAAGTTAATTcattctaatatcaaaactaagaGCAcgctattgaaactagtgaatgaCAATTTGGTATGTCATACGTTTATAAGGAGACAATAAATtcatgggtagcgtcctctttaaacatcaaaaacataattaactTGTATGAACAATTTAGAGAGCTACTTCAGAATCGTTAGTGATAATTGATGAATTAGGTAGAGGCACATCAACTTATGAGGGATGTGGAATCGCCTGTGCTATTGCAGAGTAAGTGAGActgtgttttattttcttagtAAAATTCTAGCATCGATATTAGTGGCATAAGtcgataaaataaatcataacaatttaaGATTAAAGCTAAGAAAATTATTGTATGTTCTATAGACGTTTGGCAGCTGAAACCAAAGCATTTACTTTATTTGC
Above is a window of Metopolophium dirhodum isolate CAU chromosome 3, ASM1992520v1, whole genome shotgun sequence DNA encoding:
- the LOC132940264 gene encoding uncharacterized protein LOC132940264 isoform X3 — its product is MQTMFKVCKLYMLLCLGLSTNASPILTGLKTTSSDYQQSDSSHHEFFTQFPPNSNFGNMDTKFNLQSGTAVDQSLKSSPGITTTYRDQNGNLVTQVKKEIVTNNDGQNGHAVEYEETKQLPNGYSKSFKKEYSSSSVVGSQPTTFVQKPLNAEKYYNSEQISNSQSNSYGQSFQNYQGQSIPANIGNIGVQSNFKSTVDQSLTNVPGVTSTFRDQNGNIVTQVKKEIVTNNDGQNGHAVEYEETKQLPNGYSKSFKKEYSLSSVVGSQPTTFVQKPLNAEKYYNSEQISNSQSNSYGQSFQNYQGQSIPANGGNIGVQSNYKSTVDQSLTNVPGVTSTFRDQNGNIVTQVKKEIVTNTDGQNGHVVEYEETKQLPNGYSKSFKKEYSSSSVVGSQPTTFVQKPLNAEKYYNSEQISNSQSNSYGQSFQNYQGQSIPANGGNIGVQSNFKTTVDQSLTNVPGVTSTFRDQNGNIVTQVKKEIVTNNDGQNGHITEFEETKQFPNGYSKSFKKEYSSSSVISARPTLIKDTTTEKNTYLPQKFTQGDTEKFNGYNTFFNNQKYTSEPNSPISSQVFNNKKQTESGQQSIDLHGYSTPSRIGQQSVDISNQYKPKKPSSQQFEKIESVSTQTQEEVGQQSVDLPGYSTTSQIGQQSVDISNQYTPKKTK
- the LOC132940264 gene encoding uncharacterized protein LOC132940264 isoform X1, whose amino-acid sequence is MQTMFKVCKLYMLLCLGLSTNASPILTGLKTTSSDYQQSDSSHHEFFTQFPPNSNFGNMDTKFNLQSGTAVDQSLKSSPGITTTYRDQNGNLVTQVKKETYNKENGQSAHAFEIQESKQLPNGYSKSFKKEYSSSSVVGSQPSTFFQKPLNAEKYYNSEQISNGQFSQNYQGQSIPVNIGNIEVQSNFKSTVDQSLTNVPGVTTTFRDQNGNIVTQVKKEIVTNNDGQNGHAVEYEETKQLPNGYSKSFKKEYSSSSVVGSQPTTFVQKPLNAEKYYNSEQISNSQSNSYGQSFQNYQGQSIPANIGNIGVQSNFKSTVDQSLTNVPGVTSTFRDQNGNIVTQVKKEIVTNNDGQNGHAVEYEETKQLPNGYSKSFKKEYSLSSVVGSQPTTFVQKPLNAEKYYNSEQISNSQSNSYGQSFQNYQGQSIPANGGNIGVQSNYKSTVDQSLTNVPGVTSTFRDQNGNIVTQVKKEIVTNTDGQNGHVVEYEETKQLPNGYSKSFKKEYSSSSVVGSQPTTFVQKPLNAEKYYNSEQISNSQSNSYGQSFQNYQGQSIPANGGNIGVQSNFKTTVDQSLTNVPGVTSTFRDQNGNIVTQVKKEIVTNNDGQNGHITEFEETKQFPNGYSKSFKKEYSSSSVISARPTLIKDTTTEKNTYLPQKFTQGDTEKFNGYNTFFNNQKYTSEPNSPISSQVFNNKKQTESGQQSIDLHGYSTPSRIGQQSVDISNQYKPKKPSSQQFEKIESVSTQTQEEVGQQSVDLPGYSTTSQIGQQSVDISNQYTPKKTK
- the LOC132940264 gene encoding uncharacterized protein LOC132940264 isoform X2 — translated: MIAFVCKLYMLLCLGLSTNASPILTGLKTTSSDYQQSDSSHHEFFTQFPPNSNFGNMDTKFNLQSGTAVDQSLKSSPGITTTYRDQNGNLVTQVKKETYNKENGQSAHAFEIQESKQLPNGYSKSFKKEYSSSSVVGSQPSTFFQKPLNAEKYYNSEQISNGQFSQNYQGQSIPVNIGNIEVQSNFKSTVDQSLTNVPGVTTTFRDQNGNIVTQVKKEIVTNNDGQNGHAVEYEETKQLPNGYSKSFKKEYSSSSVVGSQPTTFVQKPLNAEKYYNSEQISNSQSNSYGQSFQNYQGQSIPANIGNIGVQSNFKSTVDQSLTNVPGVTSTFRDQNGNIVTQVKKEIVTNNDGQNGHAVEYEETKQLPNGYSKSFKKEYSLSSVVGSQPTTFVQKPLNAEKYYNSEQISNSQSNSYGQSFQNYQGQSIPANGGNIGVQSNYKSTVDQSLTNVPGVTSTFRDQNGNIVTQVKKEIVTNTDGQNGHVVEYEETKQLPNGYSKSFKKEYSSSSVVGSQPTTFVQKPLNAEKYYNSEQISNSQSNSYGQSFQNYQGQSIPANGGNIGVQSNFKTTVDQSLTNVPGVTSTFRDQNGNIVTQVKKEIVTNNDGQNGHITEFEETKQFPNGYSKSFKKEYSSSSVISARPTLIKDTTTEKNTYLPQKFTQGDTEKFNGYNTFFNNQKYTSEPNSPISSQVFNNKKQTESGQQSIDLHGYSTPSRIGQQSVDISNQYKPKKPSSQQFEKIESVSTQTQEEVGQQSVDLPGYSTTSQIGQQSVDISNQYTPKKTK
- the LOC132940262 gene encoding DNA mismatch repair protein Msh2, yielding MSKKPINHLNLDPEQQKTFVRFHKSLPDKPLTTVRFFNRQDYYTVHGQDATFAAKDFYKTNHSIKIIGSDDDMLESLIFNKANFEAYIKQLLLVNHYRVEIFVNKGGKWALDYKGSPGNLSQFEDLLFGNVEQIEANIVIALKLSPDFRNNKMIGLGAVDTVENKFQLSEFTDDEYFSHTESIVIKISPKECILMGDNNNPDVEQLKKVVERCGVLVTMRKKSDFGTDTLIQDLNKLIMFEEGQQPNAHTLPQLQLEIASAAVAAVIKYLELSSDSDNLNQYSVDNFGYDKFVHLDSAGVQALNLFSNSGTMSKNDSILGIFNKCRSPHGQRLLTQWIRQPLRDLNKINERLDIVETLVTDTDIRQQLHDQHLRTIPDLQALMRKIQRKKANLQDCYRIYQAIQKLPDLVQTLSNSDDKTLNSVITTPLKELVNDMNKYQAMIEETIDLKLVERGEFLIQSGFDDELQEMRNQMDDYESKMKSNLTKTSGALGISVKLDSNSQYGFFFKVFLKDAKTVSNNKSYEVLDTTKGGGMRFRSSKLTELNTDYQSIHKNYLEHQKSIVVEVIQTASSYSATILNLSRTLAQLDVLTSFSMLAASSLRPYVRPNLHPQGTGLLDLKQVRHPCVEVQDSVSYIPNDATFKQGKCTFNVITGPNMGGKSTYIRSVAVAVFMAHMGSFVPCDAAEISVVDAILARVGANDSQIKGLSTFMVEMIETVSILKRATSESLVIIDELGRGTSTYEGCGIACAIAERLAAETKAFTLFATHFHELTKLHETIPTITNKHVSAVTTDDSLTLLYQVQPGSCDKSFGIHVAAMAKFPKNVIQDAAKKLALLESFQNNQILEDNQKEINEADKEKFLNECKRCAQECTSSDDELFNRIKKLRTEFL